One Xyrauchen texanus isolate HMW12.3.18 chromosome 34, RBS_HiC_50CHRs, whole genome shotgun sequence genomic window carries:
- the LOC127628244 gene encoding bile salt-activated lipase-like, translating into MMKAMLRIVTTVALFLCTANAASLGVVYTEGGMVQGKNRAVGLLRYMDVFKGIPFAAPPGRFQKPVPHPGWDGVLKATDYRLRCLQLDLLQNDIKGSEDCLYLNIWIPQGRTVSTNLPVMVFIYGGAFLMGGAQGANFLNNYLYDGEEIADRGNVIVVTLNYRLGTLGFLSSGDSGIPGNYGLWDQHAGIAWVHRNIKAFGGDPNNITVFGESAGAASVNFQIISPKNKGLIRRAISQSGVALCPWAVNRNPRAYAEDIAKKVGCPTDDGMVSCLKITDAKALTLAGNVPLSSSSSEPIVHKLALSPVIDGDFIPDDPGNLFHNAAEIDYIAGVNNMDAHLFATLDVPSINNALVTTPVSDVRNLLNALTQDKGPEAGAATFQEYTVSWGDGPSDKDIKKTIVEAETDYIFLVPTQAALYLHSDLATTGKTYSYLFSESSRIPVFPTWLGADHADDLQYVFGKPFTTPLGYFPRHRDVSRYMISYWTNFARTGDPNKGESSVPVAWPQFTSTGHQFLEINNKMNENSVKQMLRTRFVYYWTSVYSGFPTVQKS; encoded by the exons ATGATGAAGGCGATGCTGCGAATTGTCACCACTGTTGCCCTCTTCCTGTGTACAGCAAATGCAGCCTCT TTGGGGGTTGTGTACACAGAGGGAGGGATGGTGCAGGGAAAGAACAGAGCAGTTGGACTCTTACGCTATATGGACGTGTTTAAGGGAATCCCCTTTGCCGCACCACCTGGCAGATTTCAGAAGCCTGTTCCTCACCCAGGATGggatg GTGTTCTGAAAGCCACAGATTACAGATTGAGATGTTTGCAGTTGGATTTACTACAGAATGACATCAAGGGCAGTGAGGACTGTCTCTACCTCAACATATGGATCCCTCAGGGCAGAACTG TGTCTACCAATCTGCCTGTTATGGTGTTCATCTATGGTGGTGCCTTCCTGATGGGTGGTGCTCAGGGTGCCAACTTCCTGAATAACTACCTGTACGATGGAGAGGAGATTGCAGACAGAGGAAATGTCATTGTGGTGACTTTGAACTACCGTCTTGGAACCCTCGGATTCCTCAGCAGCGGAGATTCTGGCATTCCTG GAAACTATGGCTTGTGGGATCAGCATGCTGGTATTGCTTGGGTACACAGGAACATCAAAGCTTTTGGTGGCGATCCAAACAACATTACTGTCTTTGGCGAATCAGCTGGGGCAGCTAGCGTGAACTTCCAG ATAATTTCCCCAAAAAACAAGGGTTTGATCCGCAGAGCTATCTCTCAGAGCGGCGTTGCTCTCTGTCCTTGGGCTGTGAACAGAAACCCACGAGCATATGCTGAGGAT ATCGCAAAGAAGGTGGGATGTCCCACTGATGACGGTATGGTGTCCTGCCTGAAGATAACAGATGCAAAGGCTCTAACACTTGCAGGGAATGTGCCCCTGAGCTCCTCTTCCTCtg aacCCATTGTACACAAACTGGCTCTGTCTCCTGTCATTGATGGTGACTTCATTCCCGATGATCCTGGAAACCTTTTCCACAATGCTGCTGAGATTGACTACATCGCTGGAGTCAACAACATGGACGCCCACCTCTTTGCCACCCTCGACGTCCCCTCTATAAACAATGCTTTGGTAACTACCCCTGT ATCAGATGTCAGGAATCTCTTGAATGCCCTCACCCAAGATAAGGGACCAGAGGCTGGTGCTGCGACTTTCCAAGAGTACACTGTCAGCTGGGGTGATGGGCCTAGTGATAAGGACATTAAGAAAACGATTGTGGAGGCTGAGACAGACTACATCTTCCTGGTGCCAACACAAGCAGCCTTGTATCTGCACTCTGATCTTGCCAC TACTGGAAAAACCTACTCCTACCTGTTCTCCGAGTCCTCTCGCATACCTGTCTTCCCCACCTGGCTGGGTGCTGATCACGCTGATGACCTGCAGTATGTATTTGGGAAGCCCTTTACCACTCCACTGGGCTACTTTCCTCGCCATCGTGATGTCTCCAGATACATGATCTCCTACTGGACCAACTTTGCCAGAACTGG TGACCCCAACAAAGGTGAGTCAAGTGTGCCTGTGGCCTGGCCCCAGTTCACCAGCACTGGCCATCAGTTCCTGGAGATCAACAACAAGATGAACGAAAACAGTGTGAAGCAGATGCTGAGAACTCGCTTTGTTTATTACTGGACCTCTGTCTATAGCGGCTTCCCTACCGTCCAGAAGAGCTGA